The Cloacibacillus sp. An23 genome segment GCGCTCGCAAAACGCTTCGGCCTTTACGCGACGGCGGGGAGCGACTTCCACGGCATCTCCGGGCAGGATATAGAGCTAGGCATGGCTGTGAGCGACGATTTCCTGCCGTGGGCGAGGCTGGGCATAAGGTAGATTTTCGGCGGCCTTCGCGCCGCTTTATAAAAATTTCCGAACGGAGGACAAACGATGCACAAGATCATGGATTTCAGAAGCGACACCGTAACGAGACCGTCCGACGAAATGCGCGAGGTTATAGCGCACGCGGAGGTCGGAGACGACATATACGGCGACGACCCGTCGTCGAACGCCCTCTGCGAATACGCTGCCGAGATAACGGGTAAAGAGGCTGCTATATTCGCCTGCTCCGGCACTATGGGCAACCTGCTCGCCTTCGTCGCGGCGGGACACCATGGCGAGAGCATACTCGCGGGCAAGCGCTCGCACGTGTGGTGCTCAGAGGTCGGCGGCCTGTCCGCGATAGCGGGACTCTGCCCCTATCCGCTCGACGACGGCAGCGGCATCCCCGCGCCCGAGGAGCTCGCGCCGGCCAACAGAGCCGACGGCGACATCCACCACGCCGAGACGACGATGCTCGCGCTCGAAAACACGCACAACTACACGGGCGGCATCGCCGTATCGCCGGAGCGCTTCGCGCGCACGGCCCGAGAGGGACGCAGGCTCGGCTTCCACGTCCACCTCGACGGCGCGCGCATCTTCAACGCCGCGGTCAAGTACGGCGTCGAAGTTTCCGAATATACAAAAGAAGTCGATTCCGTGCAGTTCTGCCTCTCGAAGGGGCTCGGCGCGCCGCTCGGCTCGATGCTCTGCGGCACGCGTGACTTCATAGAAAAGGCGAAGAAATGGCGCAAACGCCTCGGCGGAGCGCAGCGCCAGGTCGGCATCGCGGCCGCCGCGGGGCTTTACGCGCTCAAGAACAATGTAGCGCGCCTAGCCGAAGACCACGAGAACGCACGTCTGCTCGCGGAGCTGCTGCGCAAGGCCGGAATAGCCGTCGAGGATACGCCCGACATGACGAACATGGTCTTCTTCCCGCTCGGAGAGGGCGACGTGAGCGACGCGGAGTTCGAGAAGCGCTGCTTCGACAAAGGCATGCTCGTCCACATGGTCTCGCCGCGCCGAGCGCGTTTCGTGACGCACATGGACGTGGACCGCGAGGACGTTGAGCGCGCCGCGGCCATAGTGGCGGAGGTAATACGGGCGTGACGGGATTTCTTTCACACGAGGAAGTCGAGGCACTCGCCGCGCACGCTCTGGACGAGGCCCTGCGTCTAGGAGCCTGCGGCGCGGACGTGCTCTACAGCGAAGGCTGCGCCAACGGCCTGACGCTGAAGGACGGCGAAATAGAGGAATCCACCTGCGGCTCGTCCGCGGGCCTCGGCATACGCACGATACTCTCCGACGGGCGTCAGGGCATAGCCTACGGCAACAGGCTCGACCGGGCCTCCGTCGATTCGCTCATCGAATGGAGCCTGCACAACGCGCGCGCCTCGGAGCCTGAGGAGGGCGTCGCTCTCTACGATGGGCCGCTCGTCCGCTGCCCGGAGCTTGAGGCCGAGGACGAAGCGATACGGGCTATAACTCCGGCCCGGCGCATGGAATACTGCAAACTCATGACGGAAACGGCAAGGAGCGCCGACGCGCGGATAATCTCGGTGCGCTCCGCGGCGTGGCGCGACGGCTGGGGAGCTTCATTCTTCGCCACGACGAAAGGGCTTTCGGGCTGGGAGCACGGATCGAGCGCCAACTGCGGCGTCGCCGTCCTCGCGCAGTCCGGCGAGTTCACGGAGATGGGAGGCTACGGCATGGACGCTCTGCGCCTCTGCGAGCTCGACGCTGAAAAATGCGCGCGCAGGGCGGTAAAGCAGACCGTCGCGGCGCTCGGCGGGACGCAGCTCGAGACCGGAACGTACACGATAGTCATCGACCCCGAGGCCGTGGCGCCGCTCGTAGACGTGATCGGGAGCCTCTTCTGCGCTTCGGACGTTCACCGCGGGCGTTCGCTGATGAAGGGGCGCATAGGCGACGCCGTCGCGTCCCGGTGCGTGAGCCTCACGGACGACGGACGCGTGCCGTGGAAGCCCGGCAGTTCGTCCTGGGACTCCGAGGGAGTGCCGACATCGCGCACCGAGCTTATAAAGGACGGCGTCGCGTCAGCCTTCCTCTACAACCTTCAGTACGCGGCGAAGGACGGCGTGAAATCGACGGGCAACTGTTCGCGCGGCATGTCTTCTCTGCCCGACGTAGGCACGACGAACCTGATACTCGAGCCCGGGACTGAAAGCCCTCAGTCGCTGATCTCGCGCGTGACGAGCGGCATGTACGTCACCGAATTCATGGGGCTGCACACTATAGACCCGGTGAGCGGCGACTTCTCGATAGGGGCCAAGGGGCACAGGATAATAAACGGCGAGCTCACGACTCCCGTCAGCGGCGTCACGATAGCCTCGAATCTTCTTGAATTCATGAAAAACATCGCGGCGGCGGGGAACGACCTCACCTATTCATACGCGACCGCCGCCCCGACATTGGTGGTAGATAATGTTGTCATCGCAGGTAAATAGAACGAAATACATAATCATGGCGGCGCTGTCGGCGCTGCTGCTCTTCGCGCTTCCGGCCTTCGCGGAGGAGCGGATAGAGCTGTGGAACGGAGGCATCAAAAAGGGCGCGGTCAGCACGCGCATGAACGGCACGATACGCGAGATGGCGATAGACGAGGTCGTCTCGGCGCTCGGCTTCGCGCCCAAAAAGGACGGCACGTCGCTTATCGTAACGATGGACGGCAAAAAGATAGAATTCTGGAACGGCTCGAACATCGTGCGCGCCGCCGGAACGATAATCAGCTTCTCGACGCCGGTCGTCACGCAGGACGGACACTGGTGGGGCGAGGGACGCGGGCTGCTATCCGCCTTCGGACAGTTCTACAAAGCCATAGGCCAGAAGGCCGATTTCCGATGGGGCGCGGTAAGCGCGGCGGCCGCCGCGCCGGCGCCGAAGAAACAGGCCCAGCCTAAGCCGAAGCCGGCAGAACAGACGAAAAAGGCCGAGCCTGCGAAAAAAACGCAGACGGAGCCGGCGCCGCAGAAGGCCGGGCCGAAGCAGGAGGCCAAAGCCCCGGCACAGACGCAGACGCAAGCGCCCGCTCCGAAGGTCAAGAGCAACAGAAAGCCCATAGTA includes the following:
- a CDS encoding TldD/PmbA family protein, with product MTGFLSHEEVEALAAHALDEALRLGACGADVLYSEGCANGLTLKDGEIEESTCGSSAGLGIRTILSDGRQGIAYGNRLDRASVDSLIEWSLHNARASEPEEGVALYDGPLVRCPELEAEDEAIRAITPARRMEYCKLMTETARSADARIISVRSAAWRDGWGASFFATTKGLSGWEHGSSANCGVAVLAQSGEFTEMGGYGMDALRLCELDAEKCARRAVKQTVAALGGTQLETGTYTIVIDPEAVAPLVDVIGSLFCASDVHRGRSLMKGRIGDAVASRCVSLTDDGRVPWKPGSSSWDSEGVPTSRTELIKDGVASAFLYNLQYAAKDGVKSTGNCSRGMSSLPDVGTTNLILEPGTESPQSLISRVTSGMYVTEFMGLHTIDPVSGDFSIGAKGHRIINGELTTPVSGVTIASNLLEFMKNIAAAGNDLTYSYATAAPTLVVDNVVIAGK
- the ltaE gene encoding low-specificity L-threonine aldolase, with amino-acid sequence MHKIMDFRSDTVTRPSDEMREVIAHAEVGDDIYGDDPSSNALCEYAAEITGKEAAIFACSGTMGNLLAFVAAGHHGESILAGKRSHVWCSEVGGLSAIAGLCPYPLDDGSGIPAPEELAPANRADGDIHHAETTMLALENTHNYTGGIAVSPERFARTAREGRRLGFHVHLDGARIFNAAVKYGVEVSEYTKEVDSVQFCLSKGLGAPLGSMLCGTRDFIEKAKKWRKRLGGAQRQVGIAAAAGLYALKNNVARLAEDHENARLLAELLRKAGIAVEDTPDMTNMVFFPLGEGDVSDAEFEKRCFDKGMLVHMVSPRRARFVTHMDVDREDVERAAAIVAEVIRA